A stretch of Procambarus clarkii isolate CNS0578487 chromosome 20, FALCON_Pclarkii_2.0, whole genome shotgun sequence DNA encodes these proteins:
- the LOC123755259 gene encoding kynurenine/alpha-aminoadipate aminotransferase, mitochondrial isoform X2 — protein MDYTRFLNPVARRYQGSLLRRMYKEERDAIYMSGGVPNPVAFPLQSASFNLIGGGSITLDPKLITDAQQYGHSNGYDPLVKQLKSLIHRIHSPPCWENTDLLVTPGGQNGLATFIEMMTCPGDYVIAQNPVYSGVISLFQPYLPKWLTVESDNDGMIPDSLRSALSRWKPEDMYHNDDGLPKLLYITPTGSNPTGTVVSETRRREIYAIACQYNLLILEDDPYYFLNFADDQVAPPSYLSLDTEGRVVRFDSMSKILGPGYRVGYVTGPNFLVDKLLNHQQTSTFHASVLAQVVLSEVLRTWGEEGFLAHGQRTMKFYRAQRDVILKAVEKHLKDLCEWEVPKGGMFLWVKVKGVSDTTEMTLKRALARQVSVMPGSAFMADRTKPCPYIRISFSSATHQELEEGIRRLALVIRDELKLQSTYEQGKQQ, from the exons ATGGACTACACAAGATTCTTGAACCCAGTGGCTCGCAGATATCAAGGATCCTTACTGCGGAGAATGT ACAAGGAGGAGAGGGACGCGATCTACATGAGTGGCGGGGTGCCCAATCCCGTGGCCTTCCCTCTCCAGAGTGCCTCCTTCAATCTGATTGGCGGTGGCAGCATCACTTTGGATCCCAAACTCATCACGGATGCCCAACAATACGGCCATTCCAACGG GTACGACCCGTTGGTGAAGCAGCTAAAGTCACTCATCCATAGGATACACTCTCCTCCTTGCTGGGAGAACACGGATCTCCTGGTGACTCCTGGTGGTCAGAACGGACTGGCTACCTTCATTGAGATGATGACCTGCCCCGGTGATTACGTTATCGCCCAAAATCCCGTCTACAGTGGCGTAATTTCTTTG TTTCAGCCATACCTCCCGAAGTGGCTGACTGTTGAGAGCGACAATGATGGCATGATTCCCGACTCCCTGAGAAGTGCTCTCTCTCGCTGGAAGCCGGAAGATATGTACCACAACGATGATGGATTACCAAAG TTGCTCTACATAACGCCAACTGGCTCCAACCCGACCGGTACTGTGGTCAGCGAGACGAGAAGAAGAGAAATCTACGCCATTGCCTGCCAGTACAACCTGCTTATTCTCGAGGACGACCCTTACTACTTCTTAAACTTTGCTGATGATCAG GTGGCGCCACCCTCGTACCTGAGCTTGGACACGGAGGGACGCGTGGTGCGCTTCGACTCCATGTCCAAGATCCTGGGGCCTGGCTACCGTGTGGGGTACGTCACGGGCCCCAACTTCCTCGTCGACAAACTCCTCAACCATCAGCAGACCTCCACCTTCCATGCCTCTGTCTTGGCCCAG GTAGTGTTGAGCGAGGTGCTGAGGACATGGGGAGAGGAAGGGTTTCTTGCTCACGGCCAGAGAACGATGAAGTTTTACCGTGCCCAGAGGGACGTTATTCTCAAGGCGGTCGAGAAGCACCTCAAGG ATTTATGTGAATGGGAGGTGCCGAAGGGCGGCATGTTTCTATGGGTCAAG GTGAAGGGCGTCTCAGACACGACAGAGATGACCCTCAAGCGCGCTCTGGCCAGACAGGTCTCCGTGATGCCTGGGTCGGCCTTTATGGCTGACCGTACCAAGCCTTGTCCCTACATCAGGATCTCTTTCTCGTCTGCTACGCACCAGGAACTGGAAGAG GGGATTCGGAGACTCGCTCTGGTCATTAGAGACGAGCTGAAACTACAGAGCACTTACGAGCAGGGAAAACAGCAGTAA
- the LOC123755259 gene encoding kynurenine/alpha-aminoadipate aminotransferase, mitochondrial isoform X1 — protein sequence MDYTRFLNPVARRYQGSLLRRMYKEERDAIYMSGGVPNPVAFPLQSASFNLIGGGSITLDPKLITDAQQYGHSNGYDPLVKQLKSLIHRIHSPPCWENTDLLVTPGGQNGLATFIEMMTCPGDYVIAQNPVYSGVISLFQPYLPKWLTVESDNDGMIPDSLRSALSRWKPEDMYHNDDGLPKLLYITPTGSNPTGTVVSETRRREIYAIACQYNLLILEDDPYYFLNFADDQVAPPSYLSLDTEGRVVRFDSMSKILGPGYRVGYVTGPNFLVDKLLNHQQTSTFHASVLAQVLLSEVLRTWGEEGFLAHGQRTMKFYRAQRDVILKAVEKHLKDLCEWEVPKGGMFLWVKVKGVSDTTEMTLKRALARQVSVMPGSAFMADRTKPCPYIRISFSSATHQELEEGIRRLALVIRDELKLQSTYEQGKQQ from the exons ATGGACTACACAAGATTCTTGAACCCAGTGGCTCGCAGATATCAAGGATCCTTACTGCGGAGAATGT ACAAGGAGGAGAGGGACGCGATCTACATGAGTGGCGGGGTGCCCAATCCCGTGGCCTTCCCTCTCCAGAGTGCCTCCTTCAATCTGATTGGCGGTGGCAGCATCACTTTGGATCCCAAACTCATCACGGATGCCCAACAATACGGCCATTCCAACGG GTACGACCCGTTGGTGAAGCAGCTAAAGTCACTCATCCATAGGATACACTCTCCTCCTTGCTGGGAGAACACGGATCTCCTGGTGACTCCTGGTGGTCAGAACGGACTGGCTACCTTCATTGAGATGATGACCTGCCCCGGTGATTACGTTATCGCCCAAAATCCCGTCTACAGTGGCGTAATTTCTTTG TTTCAGCCATACCTCCCGAAGTGGCTGACTGTTGAGAGCGACAATGATGGCATGATTCCCGACTCCCTGAGAAGTGCTCTCTCTCGCTGGAAGCCGGAAGATATGTACCACAACGATGATGGATTACCAAAG TTGCTCTACATAACGCCAACTGGCTCCAACCCGACCGGTACTGTGGTCAGCGAGACGAGAAGAAGAGAAATCTACGCCATTGCCTGCCAGTACAACCTGCTTATTCTCGAGGACGACCCTTACTACTTCTTAAACTTTGCTGATGATCAG GTGGCGCCACCCTCGTACCTGAGCTTGGACACGGAGGGACGCGTGGTGCGCTTCGACTCCATGTCCAAGATCCTGGGGCCTGGCTACCGTGTGGGGTACGTCACGGGCCCCAACTTCCTCGTCGACAAACTCCTCAACCATCAGCAGACCTCCACCTTCCATGCCTCTGTCTTGGCCCAGGTGT TGTTGAGCGAGGTGCTGAGGACATGGGGAGAGGAAGGGTTTCTTGCTCACGGCCAGAGAACGATGAAGTTTTACCGTGCCCAGAGGGACGTTATTCTCAAGGCGGTCGAGAAGCACCTCAAGG ATTTATGTGAATGGGAGGTGCCGAAGGGCGGCATGTTTCTATGGGTCAAG GTGAAGGGCGTCTCAGACACGACAGAGATGACCCTCAAGCGCGCTCTGGCCAGACAGGTCTCCGTGATGCCTGGGTCGGCCTTTATGGCTGACCGTACCAAGCCTTGTCCCTACATCAGGATCTCTTTCTCGTCTGCTACGCACCAGGAACTGGAAGAG GGGATTCGGAGACTCGCTCTGGTCATTAGAGACGAGCTGAAACTACAGAGCACTTACGAGCAGGGAAAACAGCAGTAA